From the Manis javanica isolate MJ-LG chromosome 11, MJ_LKY, whole genome shotgun sequence genome, one window contains:
- the FASLG gene encoding tumor necrosis factor ligand superfamily member 6: MQQPWDYPCPPIYWVDSGTSSRWVSPGPVLPSAPSVPGRPGQRRPPPPPPPPPALPPLPPLPPPPLEKRRDRSTGLCLLVLFFMVLVTLVGLGLGMFQLFHLQKELAELREATSQRHVASSLEKQIGPSNPSSENRELRKVAHLTGKPNTRSIPLEWEDTYGITLVSGVKYKKGSLVINDTGLYFVYSKVYFRGQSCNNWPLNHKVFMRNSKYPQDLVLMEGKMMNYCTTGQMWARSSYLGAVFNLTSADHLYVNVSELSLVNFEESKTFFGLYKL, from the exons ATGCAGCAGCCCTGGGATTACCCATGTCCCCCGATCTACTGGGTGGACAGCGGAACCAGCAGCCGCTGGGTGTCTCCAGGCCCAGTCCTCCCCAGTGCACCGTCTGTGCCAGGGAGGCCGGGGCAAAGGAGGCCACCGCCGCCACCGCCACCCCCGCCGgccctgcccccactgcccccactgcccccaccgCCTCTGGAAAAGCGGAGGGACCGCAGCACAGGCCTGTGCCTCCTTGTGCTGTTTTTCATGGTTCTGGTAACCCTCGTGGGACTGGGGCTCGGGATGTTTCAGCTTTTCCACCTGCAGAAGGAATTGGCCGAACTCAGAGAG GCCACCAGCCAAAGGCATGTAGCATCATCTTTGGAGAAGCAAATAG GTCCCTCCAATCCATCCTCTGAAAACAGGGAGCTGAGGAAAGTGGCCCATTTAACAG GCAAGCCCAACACAAGATCCATACCTCTGGAATGGGAAGACACGTATGGAATCACCCTGGTCTCTGGAGTGAAGTATAAGAAGGGCAGCCTTGTGATCAATGACACGGGGCTGTACTTTGTGTATTCCAAAGTGTACTTCCGGGGTCAGTCCTGCAACAACTGGCCCCTGAACCACAAGGTCTTTATGAGGAACTCTAAGTATCCCCAGGACCTGGTGCTGATGGAGGGGAAGATGATGAATTACTGCACTACTGGCCAGATGTGGGCCCGCAGCAGCTACTTGGGGGCAGTGTTCAATCTCACCAGTGCTGACCACTTATATGTCAATGTCTCTGAGCTCTCTCTGGTCAATTTTGAGGAATCTAAGACATTTTTCGGCTTATATAAGCTCTAA